The Thalassotalea nanhaiensis genome has a window encoding:
- a CDS encoding S8 family serine peptidase, with translation MKPFKTLLTLLSGSIFAFSANAASLNDGQQIHQPIVGKEKIKYSRSHKARQDSLYYIQLHEQPLAAYDGNIKGLTATSITASKGSNTDQSGILNVKSTSSKNYLSYLSQKQNQIISLANKTLKRTIKVRHNYKVIVNALAAEITAEEAKVLAKQPTVKSVEKVGMHYIQTDSGPEFIKAKNIWDGVSDYAGTKGEGVVVGIIDTGINAYHPSFADIGGDGYDHTNPLGTGNYLPGDCTLFPQFCNDKLIGIVSYPEIRDNRPEVVNENYEELDDKLKVGYDFNAHGSHVSSTVAGNILNDVPYYLSVVDDIGSIVQESEFQFPQVSGVAPHANIVSYQVCNDEGCYSELTLLAVEHAIENGVNVLNYSVGGGYRDPWTSIDTLAFLNAREAGIHVATSAGNSGPDAQTIGAPGNAPWITTVAAYTHDRAFSEKALTAFSGGETTPADISGLGATKAYTGTVVLAKDFGDAMCLEPFEEDTFNGEIVVCQRGEIARVRKGLNVQLGGAGGLILANIEGETAGINADNHVLPAIHINAANGKVLTDWMATGSDHQLTITGSELISDESLGDIAAYFSSRGPNLPYANIFAPDVAGPGVDIYAANSEDHPFTEDVTEVPFTTMSGTSMSSPHVAGAMALIYAVHPDWTPAQVQSALMTTAQHNTRKDDDFDGETERSNFFDQGAGSIRVDAAVTAGLLLDISKAEYIEANPQTGGDPTSLNSSSMVGEKCISVCTWSRTVTATADATWTATYEYINPGVDLTISPASFTLAAGESQEITITAAANIELVDEWTHSFVKLTPSNREISASRLQVLANFVAGTTDELVEAKINNVHNIVTISDVQTTGSNDLQVRGFGLFKTRQYTGQAAGAGEDKEIFRNLDTIFAKQIVIPAYTKRIVVDIISSTSPDMDLFVGLDEDNDGVPNFYELYYSTLCLSGNVDSVEHCYIENPPAGTYWVFAHNFEGTAVGTMDDVTIEIGVVNYTEEPSFTIEAPVTVAQDELFDINLIIQNAVVNNALDDIQPGEKYYGLVQIGTTLELKRNVGETLISLTAIENEAVLSAALEQAVAGAELDYAIELPANSTSSDKSYEVSVTLPEGFTLVSSTSDAVVTGNLIEFTVIQPANGEISTIDFVIATTQINAAGDYLLTAQYSVNGVGSVVLNSAPITIEMPVQALINDNEALSLSINEGTAAVTLSALNSVKSVETDVLTYTWVQTSGTALALSALDSAEVSFATPTDLIASGSYSYEVTVSNGRSSDTATVTINIANVEPEKKSSGGGSTGILFILIGVFATVLRRR, from the coding sequence ATGAAACCTTTTAAAACCTTACTTACACTACTTAGTGGAAGTATCTTTGCCTTTTCAGCAAATGCTGCATCCTTAAACGATGGTCAGCAAATTCACCAACCAATCGTTGGCAAAGAAAAGATAAAATATTCCCGTTCACATAAAGCCCGTCAAGACTCGCTTTATTATATCCAATTACATGAACAACCATTAGCTGCCTACGATGGCAATATTAAAGGATTAACTGCGACCAGCATTACCGCTTCAAAGGGCAGCAATACTGATCAGTCTGGTATATTGAATGTCAAATCAACCAGTAGTAAAAACTACTTATCTTATTTGAGCCAGAAGCAAAACCAAATAATTTCTCTGGCAAACAAAACGCTAAAGCGTACCATCAAGGTTCGTCACAACTATAAAGTAATCGTAAATGCACTCGCGGCAGAAATTACTGCTGAAGAAGCTAAAGTTTTGGCCAAGCAACCAACTGTTAAGTCTGTAGAAAAAGTTGGTATGCATTACATTCAAACCGATAGTGGCCCTGAGTTTATCAAGGCGAAAAATATCTGGGATGGCGTGAGTGACTATGCCGGCACTAAAGGTGAAGGCGTTGTCGTTGGTATTATCGATACTGGTATTAATGCCTATCATCCATCATTTGCCGATATTGGTGGTGATGGTTACGATCATACCAACCCACTTGGAACTGGTAACTATTTGCCGGGTGATTGTACTCTGTTCCCGCAATTTTGTAATGACAAGCTGATTGGTATTGTTAGTTATCCTGAAATAAGAGATAACCGACCTGAAGTGGTCAATGAAAATTATGAAGAGCTTGATGACAAATTAAAAGTTGGTTACGACTTTAATGCTCATGGTAGCCATGTATCATCGACGGTTGCCGGAAATATTTTAAACGATGTTCCTTATTATTTATCTGTAGTGGATGATATTGGCAGTATCGTACAAGAAAGTGAATTTCAATTTCCTCAAGTTAGCGGTGTTGCCCCGCATGCCAATATTGTGTCTTACCAAGTATGTAACGATGAAGGTTGTTATTCAGAATTAACATTGCTTGCAGTAGAGCATGCGATTGAAAATGGCGTTAACGTATTAAATTACTCTGTAGGTGGAGGGTATCGCGACCCTTGGACTTCAATTGATACTCTTGCCTTTTTGAATGCACGTGAAGCGGGTATCCATGTAGCAACGTCTGCAGGTAACAGTGGCCCAGATGCTCAAACTATAGGTGCACCAGGAAACGCACCTTGGATCACAACCGTAGCCGCTTATACTCATGATCGTGCCTTTAGTGAAAAAGCCCTAACAGCTTTTAGTGGTGGTGAAACCACTCCAGCAGATATCAGTGGTCTGGGCGCGACAAAAGCGTATACCGGCACTGTAGTGTTGGCGAAAGATTTTGGCGATGCAATGTGTTTGGAGCCATTTGAAGAAGACACGTTCAATGGTGAAATTGTAGTTTGTCAGCGTGGTGAAATTGCCAGAGTTCGCAAAGGTTTAAATGTTCAACTGGGTGGTGCAGGCGGTCTTATTTTAGCCAATATAGAAGGTGAAACAGCAGGCATTAACGCCGATAATCATGTACTTCCGGCTATTCATATTAACGCGGCTAACGGTAAAGTATTAACTGACTGGATGGCCACAGGCAGTGACCATCAACTAACCATTACTGGCTCTGAGCTTATTAGTGATGAATCTTTAGGCGACATAGCGGCTTATTTCTCTTCTCGTGGTCCTAATCTACCTTATGCGAATATTTTTGCACCAGATGTGGCCGGTCCGGGTGTTGATATTTATGCTGCCAATTCAGAAGATCATCCATTTACTGAAGACGTGACTGAAGTGCCTTTTACTACGATGAGCGGTACATCGATGTCTAGCCCACATGTTGCAGGTGCCATGGCATTAATTTATGCAGTACATCCAGACTGGACACCTGCGCAAGTGCAATCTGCGTTAATGACAACTGCACAACATAATACCCGAAAAGATGATGATTTTGATGGTGAAACAGAGCGTTCAAATTTCTTCGATCAAGGTGCGGGTAGTATTCGTGTCGATGCTGCGGTAACTGCCGGCTTGCTATTAGATATTTCTAAAGCTGAATACATAGAAGCAAACCCGCAAACAGGTGGTGATCCAACTTCGCTTAATTCATCTTCTATGGTTGGAGAAAAATGTATTTCAGTTTGTACATGGAGCAGAACTGTAACTGCAACAGCAGATGCTACATGGACAGCAACATATGAATACATCAACCCTGGTGTTGACCTAACTATTAGTCCGGCAAGTTTCACATTGGCTGCTGGCGAAAGCCAGGAAATCACCATAACGGCTGCTGCTAACATTGAGTTGGTTGATGAATGGACTCACAGTTTCGTTAAATTAACACCGAGCAATCGCGAAATTAGTGCAAGCCGCTTACAAGTTTTGGCTAATTTCGTTGCCGGTACTACTGATGAATTGGTCGAAGCTAAAATTAATAATGTGCATAACATTGTTACTATCAGTGATGTACAAACGACGGGGTCAAATGATTTGCAAGTGCGTGGTTTTGGTTTATTTAAAACTCGACAATACACTGGTCAAGCGGCTGGTGCAGGCGAAGATAAAGAAATATTTAGAAATTTAGATACCATTTTTGCCAAGCAAATCGTCATACCGGCGTATACCAAACGTATTGTTGTAGACATCATTTCTTCTACATCTCCAGATATGGACTTATTTGTTGGCCTTGATGAAGATAACGATGGTGTACCTAATTTTTACGAATTGTACTATTCAACACTTTGTTTAAGCGGCAACGTAGACTCTGTGGAACATTGTTATATTGAAAACCCACCAGCGGGAACCTATTGGGTATTTGCTCATAACTTTGAAGGTACAGCCGTTGGCACGATGGATGATGTCACTATTGAAATTGGGGTGGTGAATTATACTGAAGAGCCTTCATTTACGATCGAAGCGCCCGTCACTGTAGCCCAAGATGAGTTGTTTGATATTAATTTAATCATACAAAATGCGGTGGTGAATAATGCGCTTGATGATATTCAACCCGGCGAGAAATACTATGGTTTAGTGCAAATTGGTACAACACTTGAGCTTAAACGTAATGTTGGGGAAACATTAATAAGTTTAACCGCAATCGAAAATGAAGCGGTGCTGTCAGCAGCGCTGGAGCAAGCTGTTGCTGGCGCTGAATTAGATTATGCCATTGAACTACCTGCTAACAGTACTTCATCTGATAAAAGTTATGAGGTGAGTGTAACTTTACCAGAAGGTTTCACCTTGGTGTCTTCAACGTCTGATGCGGTGGTAACAGGTAATTTAATCGAATTTACTGTTATTCAACCGGCAAATGGCGAGATAAGTACAATTGATTTTGTTATTGCGACCACACAAATTAATGCTGCAGGTGACTACCTGTTAACTGCACAATATTCTGTCAATGGCGTTGGTAGTGTCGTATTAAATAGCGCACCAATAACTATCGAAATGCCAGTACAAGCGTTAATCAATGATAACGAAGCCCTTTCGTTATCAATAAACGAAGGTACAGCAGCCGTTACATTATCAGCCTTAAACAGTGTAAAAAGTGTGGAAACTGATGTGCTGACCTACACCTGGGTGCAAACATCAGGTACTGCTTTAGCATTGAGTGCACTAGATTCTGCAGAAGTTAGTTTTGCCACACCAACTGACTTAA
- a CDS encoding S8 family serine peptidase, producing the protein MRFNKTAITLGISAAILANTSMAENAVESKAAYSAAPETTTQIVIRLKDSAALERGFEVRSDYSKEANQISEQQQQVFQQILAIAPNAQLLGQARLLSNFITVQLDGDTDVINKITELNAVQSVVSQPLESRSVLSNKRTSVQAQTNAEESSEEVALMAPYNNSDTAGSGATVAIISTGIDYTLPIFGGSGVYGDDGDPETPPAAGSYMEALENGAVGPTIPAVEDDPATPDIDESADAIPGFDGFPTDVVVGGWDFQAENYGNDANPIDQNHQYEHWNGATYPTGMGTELASIVHQLAPGAGLYAYKVFDVSESYGSIRARWASRTQILQAMEHALDPNQDGDTSDHVDVVLLDSMGAAAFYNKYEQSGSGFILDQEMIQRASALGMTVVTNAGIGGHLNSNGEATAMNHRGWISWEGSAPAAVTVGSAVIADDGETIVPATWSPMGPVRGSRDLKPEVMSFAQDIPVAKISSGDDMAPTKGKRSDATVAAARIAAAIAVIKSAHPGLGPVELKALLSNTANHNIKEVDVETGEILEQAELLHIGHGVENIEAATSSPVAVWDNESNQPYVQFGFHEVADKKVINKSIMVRNFSDSVQTYTLGFNANGDKEAQSAISLNYPESVSVPANHSVLINVEMTIDGTMLPAWSMVSSEDYTSENYLQSELNGYFQLTSEGQPELNVGWMVQARPSSTINKNVVVQEFPLSLGWNADLGRSEWLNIGWAEQFYPTTFDESPQYFALASSFINESNTATTYEAYPVIVKADNPPKDKAKTFGHKIKAVAGGLYDEPMCEISGKKLSIAVNLWEPAHDAMANWTDKIGTPLFFYDMFSQDVLKETGADESFAGISQYDVAGGEAVLLGQPYVDIDENGQPATFYIDYNMEYVYLGPSRIKKSKLPVRITPNGTNVVSEVCLEELSHHDISDAVDDPSIPLMVPELDENGNPIAEMADCSAAGLTLEEMIEFGYWPAYSSYCTTSTGTFDAEGYATDENGERLYNMVENTERGVPGQNELLNYFDQNFGFHIETDRDAQSEKFAPIAQFNPTKHGFYSDPEEVCTNGWFGMVCEVVNIDRTVQVGFAKVNDDNPIETAEFSHIITLEPNEEAAIVALRAGTFGAEGADFMVISTDDNYAITAPSDYVDEDGTPMASVRTEQVFSVMENAEVGTVVGKIKLDKAGFFGMTSSTYSEFILSIVNALPGSPFTINQETLELVVANPEALDYENNAKFEVMVQASQDLRNASQAAMITVWIDNANDIAPEVTATVTSVTSVITNSSDAEVVIDIAAMFTDVEGDSLTFTVTGLPMGLTYANGLISGTTDVEGVHVLTVTASDGINETSTNLELVIEDETTSSGSFGGFLLAFAGLSFLRRRK; encoded by the coding sequence ATGAGATTTAATAAAACGGCTATTACGCTCGGCATTAGTGCGGCGATATTAGCGAACACATCCATGGCTGAAAATGCTGTTGAAAGCAAAGCTGCTTATTCAGCAGCGCCTGAAACAACCACTCAAATAGTGATTCGCCTTAAAGATAGCGCTGCGCTTGAACGTGGTTTTGAGGTGAGAAGCGATTACAGTAAAGAAGCGAATCAAATTAGTGAACAGCAACAACAGGTCTTTCAACAAATCCTAGCGATTGCTCCAAATGCTCAGTTGCTGGGACAAGCTCGTTTGTTGTCGAACTTTATTACTGTTCAGTTGGATGGTGATACTGATGTTATCAATAAAATTACTGAATTAAATGCGGTTCAGTCAGTTGTTAGTCAGCCACTTGAGTCTCGTTCAGTATTATCGAATAAAAGAACTTCAGTTCAAGCTCAAACTAATGCAGAAGAAAGCAGTGAAGAAGTTGCATTAATGGCACCTTATAATAATTCTGACACTGCCGGTTCAGGAGCAACAGTTGCCATTATCTCCACTGGTATTGATTACACCTTGCCAATTTTTGGTGGTAGCGGCGTATATGGTGACGATGGCGACCCTGAGACACCACCAGCTGCAGGAAGCTACATGGAAGCACTTGAAAATGGTGCCGTAGGTCCAACAATTCCAGCGGTCGAAGATGACCCTGCAACACCTGATATTGATGAAAGTGCAGATGCCATTCCAGGCTTTGACGGTTTCCCTACTGACGTAGTCGTTGGTGGTTGGGATTTCCAAGCAGAAAACTATGGTAATGATGCCAACCCAATTGATCAGAATCACCAATACGAACATTGGAACGGTGCTACTTACCCAACAGGTATGGGTACTGAGTTAGCGAGTATCGTACATCAGCTGGCACCAGGTGCTGGGTTATATGCTTATAAAGTATTTGATGTGAGTGAAAGCTACGGCAGTATACGCGCACGATGGGCTAGTAGAACTCAAATTTTACAAGCGATGGAGCATGCACTGGATCCAAATCAGGATGGCGATACAAGTGATCATGTTGATGTTGTTCTATTAGACTCAATGGGCGCTGCTGCATTTTATAATAAATATGAACAATCAGGCTCTGGGTTTATTTTAGACCAAGAAATGATCCAAAGAGCTTCGGCATTGGGTATGACAGTTGTTACTAATGCCGGTATTGGCGGACATTTAAATTCAAATGGCGAAGCAACAGCAATGAATCATCGTGGCTGGATTTCGTGGGAAGGTTCTGCTCCAGCTGCTGTAACTGTGGGTTCTGCGGTTATTGCCGATGATGGTGAAACTATTGTGCCAGCTACATGGTCACCAATGGGACCTGTACGTGGTAGCAGAGATTTAAAACCTGAGGTAATGAGTTTTGCTCAAGACATTCCTGTAGCAAAAATCAGTAGTGGCGACGATATGGCGCCAACAAAGGGCAAGCGTAGTGATGCAACTGTTGCCGCAGCTCGAATTGCCGCAGCTATCGCAGTTATTAAATCAGCTCACCCTGGCCTAGGCCCGGTTGAACTTAAAGCGCTATTATCAAATACAGCTAACCATAATATTAAAGAAGTTGATGTTGAAACTGGCGAAATTCTTGAACAAGCGGAGCTTCTTCATATTGGTCATGGTGTTGAAAACATAGAAGCCGCAACAAGTTCTCCTGTCGCTGTATGGGACAATGAAAGCAATCAACCGTATGTACAGTTTGGTTTTCATGAAGTTGCAGATAAGAAAGTTATCAACAAATCGATTATGGTTCGTAACTTCTCGGATTCTGTGCAAACTTATACATTAGGTTTCAACGCCAATGGTGATAAAGAAGCACAATCTGCGATCAGCCTAAATTATCCTGAGAGTGTATCTGTTCCAGCAAATCACTCCGTGCTAATTAATGTTGAAATGACAATTGATGGCACTATGTTGCCAGCATGGTCAATGGTTTCGTCTGAAGATTACACCAGCGAAAATTACTTACAAAGCGAATTAAATGGTTACTTCCAATTAACGTCTGAAGGTCAACCTGAGCTAAATGTTGGTTGGATGGTGCAAGCTCGTCCAAGTAGTACCATAAATAAAAATGTTGTGGTTCAAGAGTTTCCTTTATCATTAGGCTGGAATGCAGATTTAGGCCGTAGTGAATGGCTTAACATCGGTTGGGCGGAGCAGTTTTATCCTACCACTTTTGATGAGAGTCCTCAGTATTTTGCTTTAGCGTCATCGTTTATCAACGAATCAAATACTGCAACAACCTATGAAGCGTACCCGGTGATTGTAAAAGCCGATAATCCGCCAAAAGATAAGGCTAAAACCTTCGGTCATAAAATCAAAGCTGTTGCTGGTGGTTTATATGACGAGCCTATGTGTGAAATTTCAGGTAAAAAACTGAGTATCGCAGTTAATTTATGGGAGCCGGCTCATGATGCTATGGCGAACTGGACCGATAAAATTGGAACCCCACTGTTTTTCTACGATATGTTTTCACAAGACGTGTTGAAAGAAACAGGTGCGGATGAAAGTTTTGCCGGCATTAGCCAATATGACGTAGCAGGTGGTGAGGCAGTTTTACTTGGCCAACCCTATGTAGACATTGATGAAAATGGTCAACCAGCGACCTTTTATATCGATTACAACATGGAGTACGTTTACCTAGGGCCTTCTCGTATCAAGAAGTCAAAACTACCGGTACGTATCACTCCAAATGGGACTAATGTTGTTTCAGAAGTATGTCTTGAAGAATTATCACATCATGACATTAGTGATGCTGTAGATGACCCTTCAATTCCGTTAATGGTGCCTGAACTAGATGAAAATGGTAACCCAATAGCTGAAATGGCAGATTGTAGTGCGGCTGGCCTTACATTAGAAGAAATGATTGAGTTCGGTTACTGGCCTGCTTACTCTAGCTATTGTACGACTAGTACTGGTACTTTTGATGCCGAAGGTTATGCTACCGATGAGAACGGCGAACGCCTGTACAACATGGTAGAAAATACCGAACGTGGCGTGCCTGGACAAAATGAGTTGCTAAACTATTTTGACCAAAACTTTGGTTTCCATATAGAAACTGACCGCGATGCACAATCAGAAAAATTTGCTCCTATTGCTCAGTTTAATCCAACTAAACACGGTTTCTACTCTGATCCAGAAGAAGTATGTACTAATGGTTGGTTTGGTATGGTTTGTGAAGTGGTAAATATAGACCGCACGGTACAAGTTGGCTTTGCTAAAGTTAATGATGACAATCCAATTGAAACCGCTGAGTTTAGCCATATCATTACTCTTGAACCTAATGAAGAAGCCGCTATTGTTGCATTAAGAGCCGGGACTTTCGGTGCTGAAGGCGCAGACTTTATGGTTATCAGTACCGATGATAACTACGCAATTACCGCTCCTTCTGACTATGTTGACGAAGATGGAACTCCTATGGCTTCTGTACGAACAGAGCAAGTATTCAGCGTAATGGAAAATGCCGAAGTAGGCACCGTTGTCGGTAAAATTAAACTGGATAAAGCAGGATTCTTTGGTATGACTTCTAGCACATATTCAGAGTTTATTTTAAGCATTGTGAATGCATTGCCTGGCTCTCCATTTACTATTAATCAAGAAACATTAGAGCTGGTTGTTGCCAACCCTGAAGCATTAGATTATGAAAATAATGCAAAGTTTGAGGTGATGGTACAAGCCAGTCAGGACCTTCGAAATGCCTCACAAGCAGCAATGATTACTGTTTGGATTGATAATGCTAATGACATCGCTCCTGAAGTTACAGCAACTGTCACTTCTGTGACTTCTGTTATCACTAACTCTAGTGATGCTGAAGTAGTGATTGATATTGCCGCTATGTTTACTGATGTCGAAGGCGACAGTTTGACGTTTACCGTAACAGGCTTACCTATGGGCTTGACCTATGCAAACGGCCTAATCTCCGGAACTACCGATGTTGAAGGTGTGCATGTTCTTACCGTTACCGCTTCTGACGGTATCAATGAAACAAGCACAAACCTTGAACTTGTCATTGAAGACGAAACCACATCAAGTGGTAGCTTTGGTGGATTCTTATTAGCATTTGCTGGTTTGTCATTCCTGCGTCGTCGCAAATAA